A portion of the Adhaeribacter radiodurans genome contains these proteins:
- a CDS encoding BamA/TamA family outer membrane protein, which produces MRRVPLFLLLLFFLQLSVAAQTTVSPANGFIIDSAQNILGCPTDSGQIQIGSIQFEGNKTTQEKILQAELDLKAGDLINATDLRKRLAANQLRLYNLQLFHWVRYIALCENGKLNLIFTLQERWYIWPVPIFSLADRNFNAWLYHHDWRRIDYGVHLLVRNFRGLNETLRMNVQHGYNRKYELFYIKPRVSHSKIGATFGVSLYRSHALDYTTQFNQPITLRQDDKFPIQRVYVSSGLLYRPNVQQQTTLSLAYNWQQISDEAFNLNSSYYLGWQKRQFAEINLVHTRNYRNTFSYPLMGSFFQVAFAQRLYGNKSGNASTSLRVRYSRYIPLTRNLFYSMGLDGKSTLSRRLAFADNQSLGFGSVVVRGYQLYVVGGQQYGLFKQGLSRNLLPQREVVLDFIKSPKFNRIPLAIYVNAFTDAGYARDEYYAAENSFANRLLMSAGIGLHLVTYYDKVVTLEYTLTKTGQTGFFVTTGIPF; this is translated from the coding sequence GTGCGGCGGGTTCCGTTATTTCTTCTTTTACTTTTCTTTCTTCAGCTTTCTGTTGCCGCGCAAACTACCGTTAGCCCGGCAAATGGTTTTATTATCGATTCCGCGCAAAATATTCTGGGTTGCCCCACCGATTCTGGGCAAATACAGATTGGTAGCATTCAATTTGAAGGTAATAAAACTACTCAGGAAAAGATTCTGCAGGCCGAACTCGATTTAAAAGCAGGTGACCTAATCAATGCGACTGATTTACGAAAGCGCCTGGCAGCTAATCAACTTAGGCTTTATAACTTACAGCTCTTTCATTGGGTACGTTATATTGCTTTATGCGAAAACGGGAAGTTGAATCTTATTTTTACCTTACAGGAGCGCTGGTATATTTGGCCGGTTCCTATTTTCTCGCTTGCCGATCGTAATTTTAATGCCTGGCTTTACCACCATGATTGGCGCCGGATTGATTATGGGGTACACTTGCTGGTTAGAAATTTCAGGGGTTTAAACGAAACGCTCCGGATGAATGTGCAGCATGGGTATAATCGCAAATACGAGTTGTTTTACATTAAACCCAGGGTGAGTCACTCTAAAATAGGTGCTACTTTTGGTGTCTCGCTTTATCGCAGTCATGCCTTAGATTACACCACCCAGTTTAACCAACCAATTACCTTAAGGCAGGACGATAAATTTCCCATTCAACGGGTTTATGTTTCATCGGGCTTACTTTACCGCCCCAATGTGCAGCAGCAAACTACGCTTTCATTGGCCTATAATTGGCAACAAATCTCAGATGAAGCATTCAACCTAAATTCATCTTATTATTTAGGCTGGCAAAAACGGCAATTCGCGGAAATCAACCTGGTGCATACCCGTAATTATCGTAACACTTTTTCGTATCCCTTGATGGGGAGCTTTTTTCAGGTGGCTTTTGCGCAACGTTTATATGGTAATAAAAGTGGTAATGCCAGTACCTCCCTTAGAGTTAGGTACAGCCGGTATATACCCTTAACCCGAAATCTTTTTTACAGCATGGGTCTGGATGGTAAAAGTACCCTGAGCCGCCGGTTAGCTTTTGCCGATAACCAGAGCTTAGGATTTGGTTCGGTGGTAGTGCGGGGTTACCAATTGTATGTGGTAGGAGGGCAACAGTATGGGCTGTTTAAACAAGGCTTATCGCGCAACCTTTTGCCGCAACGCGAGGTGGTTCTTGATTTTATTAAAAGCCCAAAGTTTAATCGTATTCCGCTGGCAATCTATGTAAATGCGTTTACCGATGCCGGTTACGCCCGCGATGAATATTACGCGGCCGAAAATAGTTTTGCCAATCGCTTGCTAATGTCGGCAGGAATTGGGTTGCACCTTGTTACGTATTACGATAAAGTTGTTACTTTGGAGTATACTTTAACTAAAACCGGGCAAACGGGTTTTTTTGTTACTACCGGCATTCCATTTTAA
- a CDS encoding NAD kinase translates to MKIAILGKPFKEALLPYIQELFNDLAERQTEIIIVEYFKIYLQNHIHLPVNVNTFRRGDPLEGVEFVLSIGGDGTLLDTITYVGAKQIPILGINTGRLGFLANVPFNQTASAIEALYKGEYIIEERSLIRAETDQDIFDGVNFGLNEFSILKTDTSTMIVVHTYIDGEYLNSYWADGLIVATPTGSTGYSLSCGGPVVLPQTNNFVISPVCPHNLNVRPLIVSDKSVLSFEIEGRSNNFLVSLDSRSKPVDASIKIAVKRENFNARLVKIADTNFLTTLRTKLNWGFDKRNDL, encoded by the coding sequence ATGAAAATAGCCATTCTCGGGAAGCCTTTTAAAGAAGCGCTGTTGCCCTATATTCAGGAACTTTTTAATGATTTAGCCGAGCGGCAAACCGAAATCATTATTGTAGAGTATTTTAAAATATACTTGCAAAATCACATCCATTTACCGGTAAATGTGAATACTTTTCGGCGGGGCGATCCGTTAGAAGGTGTAGAGTTCGTGTTAAGTATTGGCGGCGATGGCACTCTGCTAGATACTATTACGTATGTGGGGGCAAAGCAAATTCCCATTTTAGGCATAAATACCGGGCGGTTAGGTTTCCTGGCAAACGTACCATTTAACCAAACAGCTTCGGCCATTGAGGCTTTGTATAAAGGTGAGTATATTATAGAAGAACGATCTTTGATTCGGGCGGAAACCGATCAGGATATTTTTGACGGCGTTAATTTTGGCCTGAATGAGTTCTCTATTTTAAAAACCGATACTTCTACCATGATTGTAGTACATACTTACATTGATGGTGAATATCTGAATTCTTATTGGGCCGATGGATTGATTGTGGCTACCCCAACCGGTTCAACTGGATATTCGTTAAGTTGCGGCGGACCGGTAGTTTTGCCTCAAACTAACAATTTTGTTATTTCACCCGTATGTCCACATAATCTAAATGTGCGGCCCTTGATAGTATCCGATAAGAGTGTTTTATCGTTTGAAATTGAGGGACGTAGCAATAATTTTTTGGTTTCGCTCGATTCTCGTTCCAAGCCCGTAGATGCATCCATTAAAATTGCGGTAAAACGAGAAAACTTTAATGCCAGATTGGTTAAAATAGCAGATACGAATTTCTTAACTACCTTACGAACTAAGTTGAACTGGGGCTTCGATAAGCGAAACGATTTGTAA
- a CDS encoding DUF6089 family protein, translating into MKNICATVVILIGFLSFTIDTAHGQSWLKKRRYRKIGTDIRVSDAYGKPWQKSSRYGIIGLNLNAMNYLGETAPDANVTSLRLLSTRLNIGATYTYKFTPRISARGSLSWGRIYGDDKKSASENEEDNIPRFERNLNFRNNILELNGVAIFELFQNSFPYRRRPNFMPYGFIGIGVFKHNPKAYFDGEGMKAGFYELQPLGTEGQYAEDRDSKGYPKPYKLIQLAIPVGFGVKYKIDANVDIGFEICWRKTFTDYIDDISTNYADKGDLTAAKGQTAALLSDRSADSGFTPVLTDNYGYKHISGFGLKGDQRGDVTDKDWYITTGIALYYIIPHPIKCPKPR; encoded by the coding sequence ATGAAAAATATTTGCGCCACGGTTGTAATTCTTATTGGTTTTTTATCGTTCACGATTGATACTGCTCATGGTCAGAGTTGGCTTAAAAAAAGGCGCTATAGAAAAATAGGTACGGATATTCGTGTTTCCGACGCTTACGGAAAGCCTTGGCAAAAGTCAAGCCGCTATGGTATTATTGGTCTGAATTTAAATGCCATGAATTATCTGGGAGAAACCGCTCCGGATGCAAATGTTACCAGTCTGCGTTTACTTTCTACCCGTTTAAATATTGGTGCGACTTACACGTATAAGTTCACCCCTCGTATTTCGGCTCGGGGAAGCCTTTCGTGGGGCCGCATTTACGGCGACGATAAAAAAAGCGCTTCCGAAAATGAAGAAGACAACATTCCACGGTTCGAGCGTAATTTGAACTTCCGGAATAATATTTTAGAGTTAAATGGCGTCGCTATTTTTGAATTATTTCAAAACAGCTTTCCTTATCGTCGTCGGCCTAATTTTATGCCCTACGGTTTTATCGGTATAGGCGTTTTCAAACATAATCCAAAAGCTTATTTTGATGGTGAAGGCATGAAAGCTGGTTTCTATGAATTACAACCTCTAGGTACCGAAGGGCAGTACGCCGAAGACCGGGACAGTAAAGGGTACCCTAAGCCTTATAAATTAATTCAGTTAGCTATTCCAGTGGGTTTTGGCGTTAAGTATAAAATTGATGCTAACGTAGATATAGGTTTTGAAATTTGCTGGCGTAAAACTTTTACTGATTATATAGACGATATTAGTACCAATTACGCGGATAAAGGAGATTTAACGGCGGCAAAAGGCCAAACCGCTGCTTTATTATCTGATAGAAGCGCTGATTCGGGCTTTACTCCGGTTTTAACCGATAATTATGGCTATAAACACATTAGCGGCTTTGGTTTAAAAGGAGATCAACGTGGCGATGTAACCGATAAAGACTGGTATATTACTACTGGAATTGCCTTGTATTATATAATTCCTCATCCTATTAAATGTCCTAAACCTAGGTAG
- the porG gene encoding type IX secretion system protein PorG, protein MFNLSVRTTLLISLWLVRSLFFANELHAQNTSEIGGGIGGLVYKGEVAPNYRFQNNRPGVVLFYKKDISKPVTLKAHLMAGMLRAQDKDAELPVNTFRQANFKTNLVELSAGLEYNFLDYYNQKRRTRWTPYYFISFAAARFSNKVVLEDKYTKPTESATVLSIPTGIGFKYALSYNWNLGLEVGARKIIAKNGDHLDYLQKKDYPELPYQELLLTDPYDNDWYFYNGISISYTFYKLLCPPATKSKAVKHKKLFFN, encoded by the coding sequence ATGTTCAATCTAAGTGTACGCACTACACTCCTTATAAGCCTATGGTTAGTAAGGAGTCTTTTTTTTGCCAATGAATTACATGCCCAAAATACCAGTGAAATTGGCGGAGGTATCGGTGGATTAGTTTATAAAGGCGAAGTTGCCCCTAATTACCGTTTTCAAAATAATCGACCGGGAGTTGTTTTGTTTTATAAAAAAGATATTTCCAAGCCAGTTACTTTAAAGGCGCACCTAATGGCCGGTATGCTCCGCGCGCAGGATAAAGATGCAGAACTCCCCGTAAATACTTTTCGGCAAGCAAATTTTAAAACTAATTTAGTAGAGCTGTCGGCGGGATTGGAATATAATTTTCTGGATTATTATAATCAGAAGCGCCGTACACGTTGGACTCCATATTACTTTATCAGCTTTGCTGCTGCACGTTTTAGCAATAAAGTAGTTTTAGAAGATAAATATACCAAGCCAACGGAAAGTGCTACGGTGCTTTCTATTCCTACGGGTATTGGTTTTAAATATGCGCTTTCGTATAACTGGAATTTAGGCTTAGAGGTGGGCGCCCGTAAAATCATAGCTAAAAACGGCGACCATTTAGATTACCTGCAAAAAAAAGATTACCCAGAACTGCCTTACCAAGAACTTCTGCTTACCGACCCTTACGATAATGACTGGTACTTTTATAATGGTATTAGTATTTCCTATACTTTTTATAAGCTCCTTTGCCCACCGGCTACTAAGTCTAAAGCAGTAAAGCATAAAAAATTATTTTTTAATTAG
- a CDS encoding isoprenyl transferase encodes MSLQEKIDLNNLPKHVAVIMDGNGRWAKQKGGARIFGHQNAISAVRDTVEGSAELGIPYLTLYAFSTENWSRPQYEVNALMELLVSTIRKETATLNKNNIRLQTIGDTDSLPKNCRRELLEAMELTAENTRMTLNVALSYSGRWDLTQAFRQISALVAAGELQPEEINEQIIADHVATAGIPDPELLIRTSGEMRISNFLLWQLAYTEIYITNLLWPDFRKQHLYEAILSYQSRERRFGKTSEQLTNKSIT; translated from the coding sequence ATGAGTCTTCAGGAAAAAATTGATTTAAACAATTTACCAAAACACGTTGCCGTTATTATGGATGGCAATGGGCGTTGGGCAAAACAAAAGGGGGGAGCTCGCATATTCGGGCACCAAAATGCTATTTCCGCGGTGCGGGATACGGTTGAAGGATCAGCGGAGTTGGGAATTCCTTATTTAACGCTCTATGCTTTTTCCACTGAAAACTGGTCTCGTCCGCAATACGAAGTAAACGCATTAATGGAATTACTGGTTTCGACTATCCGGAAAGAAACCGCTACTTTAAATAAAAATAATATTCGGTTACAAACCATAGGAGATACTGATAGCTTACCAAAAAATTGCCGTCGGGAACTGCTGGAAGCAATGGAGTTAACCGCAGAGAATACCCGTATGACTTTAAATGTAGCTTTAAGTTACAGTGGCCGTTGGGATTTAACGCAAGCCTTTCGGCAAATTAGTGCATTGGTAGCGGCTGGTGAACTTCAACCAGAAGAGATTAATGAACAAATTATTGCTGACCATGTAGCGACGGCTGGCATTCCCGATCCGGAATTACTTATTAGAACCAGCGGCGAAATGCGGATTAGTAATTTTTTGCTTTGGCAATTGGCCTATACCGAAATTTACATAACTAACTTACTTTGGCCTGATTTCCGCAAACAGCACTTATACGAAGCCATATTGTCTTATCAAAGCCGGGAACGCCGCTTTGGTAAAACCAGTGAACAATTAACTAATAAAAGTATTACTTAA
- the bamA gene encoding outer membrane protein assembly factor BamA: MIKYFWLFLFVLLTTAASAQVNIGTQGTNVELDYNNPKEYRIGAVTVSGAKFLDPNTLISITGLRVGDRIKLPGEDLSKAIHKLWDQGILGNVEVSITKIEGDQVFLDFFLTERPRLSRFDFSGIKKGQADALRDKIKLIRGKVVTDALLSTTKNTVRNYFVEKGYMNAKVNVFQKPDSVLPNSVVLNIAVDKGNKVRIEEIAFEGNEAISDKKLRRKMKKTKEKRPYKLFTSSKFNRALYETDKTSVIDYYNSQGFRDATIVSDSVYMRPNGKLAIQIKVDEGNKYFYRNISWTGNYIYDAKQLGSVLGIKKGDVYNKEELNKRLQYNPNGSDVSSLYMDDGYLFFQIDPVEVLVEGDSIDIEMRVREGAQARIKEVTVSGNTKTSDHVILRELYTIPGQKFSRSDLIRSQREIATLGYFDPEQIGMNPIPNQEEGTVDIKYTVTEKPSDQITLSGGWGGPYGIVGTVGLVLNNFSLKKAGDPRNWRPIPGGDGQRLALNIQANGLRYQSYSLSFTEPWLGGRKRNSFSVGINRTVSRTISNGEELQGIRINGGSVSLGRRLSWPDNYFSLSHSLSYNQYITKNYPIFGANYQSGTLNSISFINTLSRSSIDQLTFPRSGSTLSLSLNLTPPYSLFDENRDAMKWIEFNKWMLDASFFTSLTRKGKLVLNTRAHFGFLGSYRKDQAVGPVERFKLGGSGLGGGNILVGTEYIGLRGYEDESVSPSSQGGVAYNKFVTELRYLVSPNPQATVYVLGFAEAGNNFGSIQQYSPFKLYRSAGIGARIFMAAFGLLGFDYGWGFDKVPAATNVPATKPGGMFHFIIGQQIR, encoded by the coding sequence ATGATTAAATATTTCTGGTTGTTTTTGTTTGTTTTATTAACAACCGCTGCATCCGCTCAAGTAAATATAGGAACCCAGGGTACCAACGTAGAGTTGGACTATAATAATCCCAAAGAATATCGTATTGGTGCGGTAACGGTAAGTGGAGCCAAGTTTTTAGATCCCAATACCCTTATTTCTATCACTGGTTTACGGGTAGGCGACCGAATAAAGCTCCCTGGCGAAGATTTGAGCAAAGCTATTCACAAATTATGGGATCAGGGAATTTTAGGTAACGTAGAAGTATCTATTACTAAAATAGAAGGGGATCAAGTGTTTTTAGACTTTTTCCTAACCGAACGTCCACGTTTATCCCGGTTCGATTTTTCAGGTATTAAAAAAGGGCAAGCCGATGCTTTACGCGATAAAATAAAATTGATCCGCGGCAAAGTAGTAACAGACGCTTTGCTAAGTACTACCAAAAATACGGTTCGCAATTATTTTGTCGAAAAAGGTTATATGAACGCTAAAGTAAATGTGTTCCAAAAGCCTGATTCCGTATTGCCGAACAGTGTTGTTTTAAATATTGCGGTGGATAAGGGCAATAAAGTAAGAATAGAAGAAATTGCTTTCGAGGGCAACGAAGCTATTTCGGATAAAAAATTACGCCGCAAAATGAAGAAAACCAAAGAAAAGCGGCCTTATAAACTATTCACATCTTCTAAATTTAACCGTGCTTTATACGAAACCGATAAAACCAGTGTGATTGACTATTACAATTCACAAGGTTTCCGGGATGCAACTATTGTATCCGATTCGGTTTACATGCGGCCTAATGGTAAGTTAGCTATTCAAATTAAAGTAGACGAAGGCAATAAGTACTTTTACCGCAACATTTCCTGGACGGGTAATTATATTTATGATGCCAAGCAATTAGGTAGTGTACTCGGTATAAAAAAAGGCGATGTTTATAATAAAGAAGAATTAAACAAACGCTTACAATACAATCCGAATGGTAGCGACGTGTCATCGTTGTACATGGATGATGGTTATTTGTTTTTCCAGATTGATCCGGTAGAGGTATTAGTGGAAGGCGATTCCATTGATATTGAAATGCGCGTGAGAGAAGGCGCCCAAGCCCGAATTAAAGAAGTTACCGTATCTGGTAATACTAAAACCAGCGATCACGTAATTTTACGCGAATTGTACACTATTCCAGGCCAGAAATTTAGTCGTTCAGACTTGATTCGGTCTCAGCGCGAAATTGCTACTTTAGGTTATTTTGACCCGGAACAAATTGGCATGAACCCCATTCCTAATCAAGAAGAAGGTACTGTAGATATTAAATACACGGTAACCGAGAAGCCTAGTGACCAAATTACTTTATCTGGTGGTTGGGGCGGTCCTTATGGTATTGTGGGTACCGTTGGTTTAGTATTAAATAACTTTTCGCTTAAAAAAGCCGGCGATCCACGTAATTGGCGTCCTATACCGGGGGGCGATGGACAGCGTTTAGCCTTGAATATTCAGGCTAATGGCTTGCGCTATCAATCATACTCTTTATCTTTTACCGAGCCATGGTTAGGCGGTCGTAAACGGAACTCCTTTAGTGTGGGTATAAACCGGACCGTATCGCGCACCATTAGTAACGGCGAAGAGTTACAAGGTATCCGCATTAATGGCGGTTCGGTGAGTTTAGGCCGTCGGTTAAGCTGGCCGGATAATTACTTTAGTTTGTCTCACTCACTTTCATATAATCAGTACATAACAAAAAACTATCCTATTTTTGGTGCTAATTATCAATCGGGTACATTAAATAGTATCTCCTTTATTAATACTTTATCTCGGAGCAGCATAGATCAGCTAACTTTCCCAAGATCTGGGTCAACGTTGAGCTTAAGCTTAAATCTAACGCCTCCTTATTCGTTGTTTGATGAAAACCGGGATGCGATGAAGTGGATTGAATTTAACAAATGGATGTTGGATGCATCTTTCTTCACTTCATTAACGCGTAAAGGTAAATTAGTACTTAACACTCGCGCTCACTTTGGATTCTTAGGTAGCTACCGTAAGGACCAGGCAGTAGGCCCCGTTGAACGTTTCAAACTGGGTGGTTCTGGTTTAGGTGGCGGTAACATTTTGGTAGGAACCGAATATATTGGCTTGCGGGGCTACGAAGATGAATCTGTTAGCCCATCTAGCCAAGGAGGGGTTGCATACAATAAATTTGTTACCGAATTACGTTATTTAGTATCTCCTAATCCGCAAGCAACGGTTTATGTGTTAGGATTTGCCGAGGCAGGTAATAATTTTGGTTCGATTCAACAATATAGTCCATTTAAATTGTACCGTTCGGCTGGTATAGGTGCCCGTATTTTTATGGCTGCTTTCGGTTTATTGGGCTTTGATTATGGTTGGGGCTTTGATAAAGTACCGGCCGCGACTAATGTGCCTGCAACCAAACCGGGAGGTATGTTCCACTTTATTATTGGTCAGCAAATTAGATAA
- a CDS encoding OmpH family outer membrane protein, whose protein sequence is MKKYWFFVILLLLLTNASFAQKFGYVDSEFILSKMPAYKSAQQEIDKLSANWQKDIEGMYQNIDKMYKAYQAEEVLLTEEMKKKRQNEIVEKEKEVKEYQKKIFGFEGTVFKKRQELIKPVQDEVYDAIEKVAKKRQLQIIFDKSGELVMLYTNPVHDYTEYVLEELGLASPEKNTAGARPNTSNVDTPGSQVQSQDGDDVGASDENATTQKQAPAARKTTGTKAPAKTQPKKK, encoded by the coding sequence ATGAAAAAATATTGGTTTTTTGTTATCTTACTCCTGCTTTTAACTAATGCTTCTTTTGCTCAGAAGTTTGGTTATGTAGATTCGGAGTTTATCTTAAGTAAAATGCCTGCTTATAAGTCGGCACAGCAAGAGATTGATAAACTATCTGCCAACTGGCAGAAAGATATTGAAGGAATGTATCAAAACATTGATAAGATGTACAAAGCTTATCAAGCCGAAGAAGTTTTGTTAACCGAGGAAATGAAGAAGAAGCGGCAAAACGAAATTGTAGAAAAAGAAAAAGAAGTTAAGGAATACCAGAAAAAAATATTTGGCTTTGAAGGTACTGTATTTAAAAAGCGCCAGGAGTTAATTAAACCCGTGCAGGATGAGGTATACGATGCTATTGAAAAAGTAGCTAAAAAACGTCAATTGCAAATTATTTTTGATAAATCCGGCGAATTAGTTATGTTGTACACTAATCCAGTTCATGATTATACCGAATATGTGCTCGAGGAACTAGGTTTAGCTTCTCCAGAAAAAAATACAGCTGGAGCTCGGCCCAATACTTCGAACGTAGACACTCCAGGTAGCCAAGTTCAATCGCAGGATGGCGATGACGTTGGTGCTTCTGATGAGAATGCTACGACCCAAAAACAAGCTCCGGCAGCTCGTAAAACTACCGGTACCAAAGCCCCAGCTAAAACCCAACCAAAGAAAAAGTAA
- a CDS encoding OmpH family outer membrane protein → MNKVKIIVATALLFVTVQLTSLAQTTASTPKIGYTNVDYVLSLMPESKQIESDLKTYSTQLETQLQSKVKEFESKGETYQKGAATMTDVIRKDKEKELMNLRSSIEEFQRNAELSLQKKQQALLEPAYKKMQKAIDDVAKSNGYTYVFNSDAGAGTAAILLHAPEDGNISDLVLKQMGITPPAKGAPAPAVQAPAASNTSPAGKITTPATTKKNK, encoded by the coding sequence ATGAACAAAGTAAAAATTATTGTTGCTACTGCTCTATTGTTTGTAACTGTGCAGTTAACATCTTTAGCTCAAACAACTGCTTCTACTCCTAAAATCGGCTATACAAACGTTGATTATGTATTAAGCCTAATGCCAGAGAGCAAACAAATCGAGTCAGATTTAAAAACATATAGTACCCAATTAGAAACCCAATTGCAAAGTAAAGTAAAGGAATTTGAATCTAAAGGAGAAACCTATCAAAAAGGCGCCGCTACTATGACGGACGTTATCCGGAAGGATAAAGAAAAGGAGCTTATGAATTTGCGTTCATCTATTGAAGAATTTCAACGCAATGCCGAACTTTCTTTACAGAAAAAGCAACAAGCTTTATTAGAGCCTGCTTACAAGAAAATGCAGAAAGCTATTGATGATGTAGCAAAGAGTAATGGCTATACTTATGTATTTAATTCTGATGCAGGTGCAGGTACTGCGGCTATTTTATTGCACGCTCCCGAAGATGGTAATATTTCTGATTTAGTTTTAAAGCAAATGGGTATTACTCCTCCTGCTAAAGGTGCCCCAGCTCCGGCCGTACAAGCTCCGGCAGCAAGTAATACTTCTCCCGCTGGAAAAATAACTACTCCAGCTACTACCAAGAAGAACAAATAA
- a CDS encoding RluA family pseudouridine synthase: MLQENQLYEENLAESDDLYEHVRIVVDKGQALLRLDKFLMDRLPNVTRNKLQNAIRSESIRVNNEPAKVSYKVKPNDIITVTLPDPPRDTDIVPENIPLNIIYEDDDLLLVNKEAGMVVHPAYSNWTGTLVNALTYHLQNLPTGRNGEGRPGLVHRIDKDTSGLLVIAKTEYAMSYLARQFFDHSIERTYYALIWGVPKESKGTIRGHIGRSLKDRKIMAVYPDGEQGKSAITHYKVLQSFEYVTLVKCNLETGRTHQIRAHFRFIGHPLFGDPTYGGDKQVYGQKTGSLKAFIENTLDLMPRQALHAKSLGFRHPTTKQQMQFDSDLPEDFKIVLDRWQKLIDSK; the protein is encoded by the coding sequence ATGTTGCAAGAAAATCAGTTATACGAAGAGAACTTAGCCGAATCAGATGATTTATATGAGCACGTCCGTATTGTAGTTGATAAAGGGCAGGCTTTACTACGATTAGATAAATTTCTGATGGATCGGTTGCCCAATGTAACGCGCAATAAGTTACAAAATGCCATTCGTTCTGAGTCTATTCGGGTGAATAACGAACCGGCTAAGGTAAGTTATAAAGTTAAACCAAATGACATTATTACGGTAACTTTACCAGACCCTCCCCGCGATACAGATATTGTTCCTGAAAATATTCCTTTAAACATTATTTATGAAGATGATGATCTTCTTTTAGTAAATAAGGAAGCAGGCATGGTAGTACATCCGGCTTATAGTAACTGGACGGGTACTTTAGTAAATGCGCTCACCTACCATTTGCAAAATCTGCCAACAGGCCGCAATGGTGAAGGTAGGCCAGGTTTAGTTCATCGCATTGATAAAGATACTTCAGGGTTACTCGTTATTGCTAAAACGGAGTATGCTATGAGTTATTTGGCTCGTCAGTTTTTTGACCACTCTATTGAGCGCACGTATTATGCTTTAATTTGGGGAGTGCCTAAAGAATCTAAAGGAACCATTAGGGGCCATATTGGACGCAGCTTAAAGGATCGAAAAATCATGGCTGTTTATCCCGATGGTGAGCAAGGTAAATCAGCCATTACCCATTATAAAGTATTACAATCTTTTGAATACGTAACCTTAGTTAAATGTAATTTAGAAACGGGCCGCACACATCAAATTCGAGCTCATTTTAGATTTATTGGGCATCCGTTATTTGGTGATCCTACTTACGGCGGGGATAAACAAGTATACGGTCAAAAGACAGGCTCATTAAAAGCATTTATAGAAAATACGTTAGATTTAATGCCACGTCAGGCGCTACATGCCAAATCACTCGGATTTCGTCATCCTACCACTAAACAACAAATGCAGTTTGATTCAGATTTACCTGAAGATTTTAAAATTGTTTTAGACAGATGGCAAAAACTTATAGATTCCAAATAG